In Chryseobacterium oryzae, the genomic stretch ATAACGCTTTAGGATTCGAAGGTAAAAAATCTCTTTACATCTTAGATGAAGCAAACAAAAATGTTTATTTGTCTTCAAGAAACCTACCTAAAACTAAAGTTCTTGCTTACAACGAAATTAGTTCTTACGACCTAATTAACGCAGGTGAGATTGTATTTTTAGAAGGTGCTATCGAGAAATTCCAAGAAAATTTAAAGAAATAAGTCATGTCTATTATTATTAAACCAGTTATTTCAGAAAAGGCTAATTACCTTACAGATTTAAGAGGTTCTTATTCTTTCTTAGTAGATACTAAGGCGAATAAAATCCAGATTAAAAAAGCTGTTGAAGCGGCTTACGGTGTAAAAGTAGCAGACGTTAACACAATGATTTATGCTCCGAAGGTTTCTTCAAAGTACACTAAAAAAGGTCTTCAAGTAGGAAAGACAAACAAATTGAAAAAAGCGGTAATCAAACTTGCTGAAGGTGAGGTTATCGATATTTTTGCTGTAAATTAATTATTAATTATAAATAATAGTAATGTCTGTTAGAAAATTAAAACCTATCACCCCGGGACAGAGATTCAGAATTGTAAACAATTTTGAGGAAATTACTACCAACAAACCAGAGAAATCTCTAACAGTTGGTATTAAAAAGTCAGGTGGACGTAACCAAACAGGTAAAATGACCATGCGTTACACCGGAGGTGGACACAAAAAGAAATACAGAATTATCGACTTCAAAAGAAACAAAGCAAACGTTGAAGCAACTGTAAAATCTGTAGAATACGATCCAAACAGAACTGCATTTATCGCTTTATTAGAGTACGCAGACGGAGAGAAGAGATACATCATCGCTCCAAACGGTATTAAAGTAGATCAGAAAGTAGTTTCAGGTGAAAGCGTAGAACCAAACGTAGGTAACGCAATGAAATTGAAAAACATTCCATTGGGTACTGTAATTTCTTGTGTTGAAATGAAACCTGGACAAGGTGCTATTTTAGCAAGAAGTGCGGGTTCTTCAGCTCAACTTACTTCAAGAGACGGAAAATATGCAATCATTAAATTGCCTTCAGGAGAATCTAGAATGATCCTTACTGAATGTATGGCTATGATTGGATCTGTTTCTAACTCAGATCACCAATTAACGGTATCAGGTAAGGCTGGTAGAAGTAGATGGTTAGGTAGAAGACCTAGAACAAGAGCAGTTGTAATGAACCCTGTAGATCACCCAATGGGAGGTGGTGAAGGACGTTCTTCTGGAGGTCACCCAAGATCTAGAAACGGTAAACCATCTAAAGGTTACAAAACTAGAAAGAAAAACAAAGTGTCTAACCGTTACATCGTATCTAAAAGAAAATAATTATGGCAAGATCACTTAAAAAAGGACCATTCATTCATCATACTTTAGATAAGAAGGTTCAGGCAAATATTGAGTCTGGTAAAAAGACTGTTATTAAAACTTGGTCTAGAGCATCAATGATTTCTCCGGACTTCGTAGGACAAACTATTGCTGTACACAACGGGAAATCTTTTATCCCCGTATATGTTACAGAAAACATGGTAGGTCACAAGTTAGGCGAATTTTCTCCAACAAGATCTTTCAGAGGTCATGGTGGTAACAAAAACAAAGGAAGCAGATAATCATGGGATCAAGAAAAAGAGAAAGTGCTTTAGCACGTAAATTAACGAATCAGGATGTAGCGAAAGCGTTACACAACGATTGCCCGTCTTCTCCTAGAAAAATGAGATTGGTAGCTGATATCATCAGAGGAGTTGAAGTAGAAAAAGCTTTAAGCATTCTAAAATATTCTAAAAAAGATGCGTCAAACAAATTGGAGAAAGTATTACTTTCTGCAATGGCAAACTGGCAAACTAAAAACGAAGGTGCTGATATTGAAGAGGCAAACCTTATCGTTAAAGAAATTTTTGTAGACAGTGCAAGACAATTGAAGAGACTAAGACCAGCTCCACAAGGTAGAGGGTACAGAATCAGAAAAAGATCAAACCACATTACGCTAATCTTAGGTACAAAAGAAAATTAATCAAGGTATGGGACAGAAGACAAATCCAATTGGTAACAGATTAGGTATCATCAGAGGATGGGATTCTAACTGGTTTGGCGGAAACGATTATGGAGACAGAATCGCAGAAGACTATAAAATCAGAAGATACCTTGAAGCAAGATTATCTAAAGGTGGTATTTCAAGAATTTTTATTGAAAGAACATTAAAATTAGTAACCGTTACAATTACTACTGCAAGACCAGGATTAATTATCGGTAAAGGTGGTCAGGAAGTTGATAAATTGAAAGAAGAGTTGAAAAAATTGACTAAAAAGGATATTCAAATCAACATTTTCGAAATCAAAAGACCTGAACTTGATGCAGTATTAGTTGCAGACAGCATTGCTAAACAAATCGAGAACCGTATCTCTTACAGAAGAGCTGTGAAAATGGCAATTGCTTCTACAATGAGAATGGGAGCTGAAGGAATCAAAGTTCAAATCTCTGGTAGATTGAACGGAGCTGAAATGGCAAGATCAGAATCTTTCAAAGACGGAAGAATTCCATTGTCGACTTTCAGAGCAGATATCGACTATCATATCGGTGAAGCTTTAACTCAGTACGGAAAGCTAGGTGTAAAAGTTTGGATTATGAAAGGTGAAGTTTACGGTAAAAGAGAACTTTCCCCACTAGTAGGACAACAGAAAAAAGCACCAGCAGGAGGTAGAGGAGAAAGAAACGATAGAGGTGGAGATAGAAAGCCAAGAAGAAACAATAATAACAATAATAATTAATTAGAAGTTAGAAGATAGAAACTAGAAATTAGATCTTCCGTTACAAGAACTGAATTCAATTTTATCTAACATCTAACATCTAACATCTAACATCTAAATTAGAATTATGTTACAACCAAAAAGAACCAAGTTCCGTAAGGTTCATAAAATGAAGATGAAAGGAGACGCACAGAGAGGATCTCAGTTAGCGTACGGAACTTTCGGAATCAAAGCATTAGAAGGAGCTTGGATTACAGCAAGACAAATTGAAGCAGCTCGTATCGCTGCGACAAGATATATGAAGAGAGAAGGTCAGCTATGGATTAAAATCTTCCCAGATAAGCCAATTACCAAGAAACCAGCCGAAGTACGTATGGGTAAAGGTAAAGGTGCTGTGGAATATTGGGTAGCTGTAGTAAAACCAGGTAGAATTATGTTTGAAGTAGGTGGAGTACCTTACGAAGTTGCGAAAGAAGCTCTTAGACTTGCCGCTCAAAAACTACCTGTAGTGACCAAATTTGTAGTTGCTAACGATTTTGTTAAACCTCTTTAATCTCTGAATATAATGAAAAAAGCTGAAATTAAAAATCTAAGCGCGGGAGATCTTCAAAATAAACTGGCTGAAGCTAAAGCTGAATTTACAAAAATGAAATTAGCTCACAAAATCAGTCCGCTTGAAAACCCGATCCAAATCAGAGATTTGAGAAAAACAATCGCAAGATTAAACACTGAGTTAACTAACAAACAATAATTTCATTTTACAATGGATAGAAATTTAAGAAAAGAAAGAATCGGAGTGGTTTCCAGCAATAAAATGGAAAAAACTATTGTTGTTAGCGAAACTACGAGAGTAAAGCACCCGATGTACGGTAAATTCGTTTTGAAAACGAAAAAATATACTGCACACGACGAAAACAACGAATGCGCAGAAGGAGATACAGTTTTGATCCAAGAAACTAGACCTTTGAGCAAGAACAAAAGATGGAGATTAGTAAGAATCATTGAAAAAGCTAAGTAATAATGTTACAAACAGAATCAAGATTAAAAGTTGCTGATAACACAGGTGCTAAAGAAGTATTGGTTATCAGAGTTCTGGGAGGAACCAGAAGAAGATATGCTTCAGTTGGTGATAAAATCGTTGTTACTATCAAAGATTCTACACCATCAGGAAACGCTAAGAAAGGTCAGGTATCTAAAGCTGTAGTAGTAAGAACTAAAAAAGCAGTAAGAAGAAAAGATGGTTCATACATCAAATTCGAAGACAATGCTTGTGTATTGCTAAACGCAGCAGGAGAAATGAGAGGAACTCGTGTTTTCGGACCGGTTGCCCGTGAGTTGAGAGACAAAGAATATATGAAAATCATTTCATTAGCTCCTGAAGTACTTTAATATTTAAAATTTTAAAAAAAATGTCAAAGTTAAAAATAAAAAGAGGAGATAACGTAATCGTAACTACCGGTAAGAAAGGTCTTAAAGGTGGTACAGGTGAAGTTATTGAAGTGATCAAAAAAGAAGGAAGAGACCCTAGAGTTATCGTTGCAGGACTTAACATCGTTAAAAAACACGTTAAGCCTTCAGCTTCTAATCCTCAAGGAGGAATCACTGAGAAAGAAGCTTCTATTCATATCTCAAACGTAGCTTTAGTTGGTAAAGACGGAAAAGCTATCAAAGTAGGTTTCAAAATCGAAGGAGATAAGAAAGTAAGAATCAACAAAAAAACGGGTGAAACTTTATAATTTTTAAGAACATGGAATATATAGCAAGACCCAAAAAAGCATATAAAGAAACGATTGTTCCTGCAATGATGGAAGAATTCGGATATAAATCGGTAATGCAAGTACCTAAATTAGAGAAAATTATTTTATCTCAAGGTTTAGGAGATGCTACTGCAGATAAAAAAATTATCGATTATGCTGTAGAAGAACTTTCAAATATCACTGGTCAAAAGGCTGTTGGTACAATCTCTAAAAAAGACGAAGCTGCTTTCAAATTAAGAAAAGGTATGCCTGTTGGAGCTAAGGTTACACTTAGAGCTAACAAAATGTACGAATTCTTAGATAGATTAACTTCTTCTGCTTTGCCACGTATTAGAGATTTCTCTGGTATTAAAGCTGAAGGTTTCGACGGTAGAGGTAACTATAACTTAGGTATTACTGAGCAAATTATCTTCCCTGAAATCGTAATCGATAAAGTGAAAAAAATCCAAGGGATGGATATCACTTTCGTTACTACAGCAAAAACAGATAAAGAAGCTAAAGCAT encodes the following:
- the rplW gene encoding 50S ribosomal protein L23; translated protein: MSIIIKPVISEKANYLTDLRGSYSFLVDTKANKIQIKKAVEAAYGVKVADVNTMIYAPKVSSKYTKKGLQVGKTNKLKKAVIKLAEGEVIDIFAVN
- the rplB gene encoding 50S ribosomal protein L2, giving the protein MSVRKLKPITPGQRFRIVNNFEEITTNKPEKSLTVGIKKSGGRNQTGKMTMRYTGGGHKKKYRIIDFKRNKANVEATVKSVEYDPNRTAFIALLEYADGEKRYIIAPNGIKVDQKVVSGESVEPNVGNAMKLKNIPLGTVISCVEMKPGQGAILARSAGSSAQLTSRDGKYAIIKLPSGESRMILTECMAMIGSVSNSDHQLTVSGKAGRSRWLGRRPRTRAVVMNPVDHPMGGGEGRSSGGHPRSRNGKPSKGYKTRKKNKVSNRYIVSKRK
- the rpsS gene encoding 30S ribosomal protein S19, with product MARSLKKGPFIHHTLDKKVQANIESGKKTVIKTWSRASMISPDFVGQTIAVHNGKSFIPVYVTENMVGHKLGEFSPTRSFRGHGGNKNKGSR
- the rplV gene encoding 50S ribosomal protein L22 — protein: MGSRKRESALARKLTNQDVAKALHNDCPSSPRKMRLVADIIRGVEVEKALSILKYSKKDASNKLEKVLLSAMANWQTKNEGADIEEANLIVKEIFVDSARQLKRLRPAPQGRGYRIRKRSNHITLILGTKEN
- the rpsC gene encoding 30S ribosomal protein S3 is translated as MGQKTNPIGNRLGIIRGWDSNWFGGNDYGDRIAEDYKIRRYLEARLSKGGISRIFIERTLKLVTVTITTARPGLIIGKGGQEVDKLKEELKKLTKKDIQINIFEIKRPELDAVLVADSIAKQIENRISYRRAVKMAIASTMRMGAEGIKVQISGRLNGAEMARSESFKDGRIPLSTFRADIDYHIGEALTQYGKLGVKVWIMKGEVYGKRELSPLVGQQKKAPAGGRGERNDRGGDRKPRRNNNNNNN
- the rplP gene encoding 50S ribosomal protein L16 — translated: MLQPKRTKFRKVHKMKMKGDAQRGSQLAYGTFGIKALEGAWITARQIEAARIAATRYMKREGQLWIKIFPDKPITKKPAEVRMGKGKGAVEYWVAVVKPGRIMFEVGGVPYEVAKEALRLAAQKLPVVTKFVVANDFVKPL
- the rpmC gene encoding 50S ribosomal protein L29 — encoded protein: MKKAEIKNLSAGDLQNKLAEAKAEFTKMKLAHKISPLENPIQIRDLRKTIARLNTELTNKQ
- the rpsQ gene encoding 30S ribosomal protein S17 — protein: MDRNLRKERIGVVSSNKMEKTIVVSETTRVKHPMYGKFVLKTKKYTAHDENNECAEGDTVLIQETRPLSKNKRWRLVRIIEKAK
- the rplN gene encoding 50S ribosomal protein L14, with the translated sequence MLQTESRLKVADNTGAKEVLVIRVLGGTRRRYASVGDKIVVTIKDSTPSGNAKKGQVSKAVVVRTKKAVRRKDGSYIKFEDNACVLLNAAGEMRGTRVFGPVARELRDKEYMKIISLAPEVL
- the rplX gene encoding 50S ribosomal protein L24: MSKLKIKRGDNVIVTTGKKGLKGGTGEVIEVIKKEGRDPRVIVAGLNIVKKHVKPSASNPQGGITEKEASIHISNVALVGKDGKAIKVGFKIEGDKKVRINKKTGETL
- the rplE gene encoding 50S ribosomal protein L5, with product MEYIARPKKAYKETIVPAMMEEFGYKSVMQVPKLEKIILSQGLGDATADKKIIDYAVEELSNITGQKAVGTISKKDEAAFKLRKGMPVGAKVTLRANKMYEFLDRLTSSALPRIRDFSGIKAEGFDGRGNYNLGITEQIIFPEIVIDKVKKIQGMDITFVTTAKTDKEAKALLTHFGLPFKKN